GCTTGGCCGCGTGGACCATGTCGGGGAACTTGCTGGCATCCTGAATAAAGAAGACCGGGATGTTGTTTCCCATCAGATCGAAGGTTCCCTCATCGGTGTAGAACTACACGGTAAAACCGCGGGTGTCCCGGACGGCGTCTGCCGATCCGCGCGAGCCCACCACAGTGGAAAAGCGCACAAACACCGGCGTTTCAACATCCGTGGCAAGGAATCCGGCGCGGGTAAATCCTACCGGTCCCATACGACTGAAAGAACCCGTGGGCACCGGCCCCAGGGCATGGACTACCCGTTCCGGGATTCGCTCATGATCAAAGTGGGTGATCGTTTCACGCAGATGGTGATCCTGCAACAGCGTAGGACCGCGCCGACCGGCTTTGTGAGAATGGTCGGTATCCGTAAGTCTGGCTACCTGGGCCGTGGTGAGGTAGTCCCCTCCCTGGCTTCTGGATCTAGCAGGTTCACCGGTGGGGCTACCTGTTGGCGACACCATTTCGGGTCCATGCTGGTCATGTTTGGACGGCAGCGGCTTGCGTGGCTCCGTCGGCTCTTCGAACGTCGGCGGTTCCGAGGAAGGCGCACTTGGGGTTGGGATGACTAGGAATATTCCTGAGTCCTCCTGCTGCTGTTAACCGCTTTACGGAGAGTGGATGCCCCCAGTGAAGACCGCACCACAGTGGGGCGTCAGAGCCCTTTTCGGGAGGTTCACCTGTCGATCGATATGCTTCGCGGGATCGCTACTTCCCTCGAAGCAATCTCTGGTCCTACCGAACGTCTCAGCCCGCGGCATCCTGCCTGCAGCTCCAGCAGTCAGGAAAGCCGCTTCAAGCAAATGACGGGTTGGAGCTTAGCGCTCTCGGGGTTGCGTGTCAGCAGCTGTCAGTTGGAAGAAGTAGCCGGTCCGCTGGGGGTGGCGCCCCCTTCGTCGGTCCAGTCTTGACCCAAGTTGTCGTTAAGGGCCGGATCTGTGACGACGTCTCCGGCCTCAGAGCCCGAAACGGGTTCCGGGCGATTACTAAAACTTGCAGGGAGATGGCTGCCGACGGTGGCCTTGGCTTTTTCGACCATGCCACCGGCAACATCCTTCAGTTCATTCTCCACATTGGCCACAGCCTCCTGCACCGGGTCGGTGTGCCACAAAGAACTCACTCGTGATTTCAGCGACTCGTAACTTTTTCTTCCGGCCCGTGTACCGAGCACGTAGCCAACGGCTACACCGGCAACGAATCCAAGTTTTCCCTTCATCGAAAGGCTCCCCTTCTATAGTGACGTGCCGGGTTTCTGCCATCCCGGTCAGAACAATCAAGCATTGCTGTTGGAGCGGCCCGCAATAGCGCCATAAAAACCAGCCACTACCAAGCCACCCACGATAGCCAGAATCCAAGAACCGAGGTTCCAGAATCTCATGTCTTCGTTGCCGAGAAGCAAGTCACCGATCCAGCCGATGATTCCTCCTTGGGAAACGTTGCTTGTCTACTGTGGATGATTTTTGTTGCGTCTACTTCTTCTTCTTCTTCTTCGCGGTTGAAGCCGACGTCTTTTCACTCGAGGCAGAGTCGTGACTCAAGTTGCCCTCACTGTTTTCTAAATGTGCCCGCATGAACCACTGAAAAAGTTCCAGCTTCGCAGTTTGGCCGATCAACATATCTTCAGTGATGGGATCAAGCTCACCGGTGGAGGTGATGGCTTCCCTGTGGCTGGAGACGACTCCGTCGTACACAATGTCCAAGGCCGCCAAATGCTCAATGGTCGAGGCACGTCCTATGGAGTAGTCGTTCCAGGAGCGTTCTTCGACCAAAGCTCCGGGTAGCCCGTTCGGGGAGATACCGAGGGTGGCAATGCGTTCGGCCGTTTCATCAATCATGGCCCGAACCAATTCAATTTGAGGATCCAGCATTTCATGGACCCCGATAAAGTCGCGTCCCACCACATTCCAGTGAGCGTGCTTCAGCGTGAGTTGCAGATCGTTCAAGGCGTGCAACCTAGCCTGCAGGATAGTTGCAACCCGGTGCCCGTCCTTCAGTGTCAAGCCAGGAACCGTAAATCTTGCAGTGGAAGTTTTCTTGGAAACCATTGGAACTCCTCTCGAAGCGGTCAATCTTCATCGACCGCCTGTTTTCCACCGTAACGAGTGCACCACCGGATTACCATCCCTCGCGTTGACTCGTAATTAATGCACGGGGTATCTGCCCGCGGAATCATGTCAAGATGCCCGCGGGGTTTTCTGTTGTGTCAGTGGACGCCCGTCGATAGACTTGGAACGGGCCTACGCTGACGCACTCGTCGCGAGAAATGCAAGGAAGTGACTGGAAACAGCGAGCCCAAAGAGTCAGCGGAGCGGGCAGGCAGCGCGAACAGTCCCGAAACCACCAACTCAGAAACAGATCAATACACCGAAGGTGACTATTCTGCAGCCGGGCCAGTAGCTAGAGACCATGAGGCGGAGACCGAATTAGAGTAACCCCCCCTCATAGCTAAGAAAAGAACTAATTTTCGGCCACAGGGTGGGGCGTGGAAATTGCAGTACTGACAGGAGAAACGATGGCTCCGGATACTGACTTGGATGGATTCGTTGAGGGTCTCGACTATCCGATGTTCATCGTCACCGTGGGATCGGAAACGGATTCTGGTCCGTCGTCGCGCTCAGGGTGCCTGGTCGGGTTCGTCACGCAGTGCAGCATCGATCCGCCACGACTCCTAGTGCTAATCTCCAAAAAAAACCACACTTACCTGCTGGCGTCCGGCGCCCAGACTATGGGCGTGCATGTGGTGGGTTCGGGCCAGCGTGGGCTCGCGGAGTTGTTCGGAGGGGAAACCGGGGACGACATCGACAAGTTCGCGGCGTGCAATTGGTTTGCCGAGTCCGGTGGGGTGCCAGTGCTCGCCGACTGTCGGCGACGAATGCTCGCTGACGTGCTTGACCGGGTCGATCTCGGCGACCATGTCGGCTTCGTTCTCACTCCGACAGAAGTCCATAGTGACGCTGATGAGGCCCCTTTGTATTTTTCCCAGATCCGCGGTTTGCAGGCTGGACACCATGCCTGAGGTGCATCCAAGATCTGGGGTATGAGGGAGCTAGGGTGCGTCTCCTAATGGCGGTTTCGGCTTTTTTAGATGATTCTCAAGTGAACTCTCGTTATGCCCTGCTCTCCGATGCGCAGTGGGAACTATTTGCCCGGCTCCCGGCCATGAAGACACTCACGGGATTCGACTACAGCAGTGTCAGATTCGTCGAAGACTACGGCCGAGAATCACTCGAATCCCTAGACTTCATCAACCGGGCCAAGACCTCGTCCTTTACGGTGATGCTGGAACGGGCAAGACCCACATGGCATCCGCCTTGGTGGCTGCCGTCTGCCGCCAGGGCATCCCGGCCAGGTTCTTCACGACCTCTGCCCTGGTGATGATGCGGCTCCGCGCCAAGGACGAAGACCGCCTAGATAAGGAACTAGCCTCTCTGGCCAAAACCAGCTTCTGGCGATCGACGAACTGGGATACCTGCCGATCGCTACCGAGGGCGCCCGGCTGCTGTTCCAGGTCATCGCGAACGGGTATGAAAAACGCAGCCTCATCGTCACCATCAACCTCGAGTTTTCCTGCTGGGGAACCGTGTTAGGCGACGACAACATGGCCGCGGCCATCATCGACCGACTAATGCACCACGGGCGGCTCTTACAGTTCCGCGGCGAGTCCTACAGAGTCAACAACGCCCTCATGAAATAGGCAACAGCTGAAACGGACCAAAAACGAGCCACAGTGGCCTAATTCGTGGCGCTGAAATGGCCTACTTTAACTTGACCAAAAACAACTCTCCACAAGACCCCTGGAAGTCCGTGAACCCTCAGCATGGGCAACCCGAAACAAAGCAAAGGATGGAAATCGAGGAGTCCATAGGACCAGCCTTCTACGACACAGCCTTCAGCCCCGAAGACAGCAACGGAATCCAACAAGGATGGGGCGGGAGAAGCCACTGACATGCCCGGGCCATACACACATTCTGGCCGCTAACCCCAACAGCGTGTCAACACTTAAACACGAAAACCCCCTGTAAACACGGTTCACGACCACCACCGGTCAGCAGCTGTCGGGCACGCACCGCCCGCTACGTCATGCTCGTACACCTACCCAGCGACCACACCGCCGAATCCATTCGTGACAGACTCATCAAAACCATGTCCACCCTGCCAGCACCCCTACGAGGTTCCCTAACCTGGGACCAAGGCGCCGAAATGGCCAAACACAAAGCCTTCAGCCTCGCCACGGAGATGGAGGTCTACTTCTGCGACCCCGCCAGCCCCTGGCAACACGGAACCAACGAGAATACCAGTGGGCCTCCTACGTTCATACTTTCCCAATAGCACCGGCCTGACCAGCTACAGCGCCGAGGTCCTCGAGTACGTCGCGAACGAACTCAACGACCGCCCACGCAAAAGCCTCGGCTGGAGTACACCAGCCAAGCGCCTACGTGATTTACTACTACCGAACTAACCCTCAGTGTTGCAACCACCCCGAGAATTCAAGCTGTCGCTAGCATTTTAGATGAGGCAACAGGTCAAACGTGCTCGACAAACGGAGCGTTCTAGCTTTCAACTTAAGCTGCCGTTGATAACGACTGCCCCGACCATGTCCCACAGATGGACACACAAGTCTTCCACCTCAAAAATAGTGGCGTCGAGGTCTGACCTTCAAGAAGACAGCGCCGACAACGGATCGAGCCGCAATCTAGCGTCCGTGTCTGAGGAGAACGTGACACTAGACGATTGACCCACTCCAAGATCGCACCACCGCAAGTGAAGTCGATCAGCTCAGACTTCAATCAGCGCTTACCAACGCTAGCCGCGCCCCAAATCCTACGCTGTGGGAAACGAGGGGTTTTGGCGGATCTTGCCGGAAAACCAAATGCTGAGGCCCCTGTCAGCAGGGGCCTCAGCATTTGGCTTGCACCAGGGGAATCCCCATAAATGGTCCTAGAGTAACTAGCTCTCGACGGCTTTGCGGTCCTTGGCGATGATGAAGGCAATGGCACTCACAACGCACAGGCCACAGAAGAATACCGCCAACAAGGTCGTTGAGCCGCTCCCTGCTGCCATCAGACCCGTCGCAATCAACGGCGCGAATCCGGCACCCAGCGTCGTGGCCATCTGGTACGACAGGGACAGCCCGGTGTAACGGGTTTTTGTGCTAAACATTTCACCCATCCATGCACCCATCGGGCCATACATGAGTGCCTGGATGAGCGGGTTGCCAATAATAAAACCAAGCAGCATCAGGCCCGTGGAACCGTTTTGAATCAAAGCAAACATGGGCCAGATGCCGATGACGCCAAGGATGGCGCCGGTAATCATGACGGGTCGGCGGCCGATCTTATCGGAGAGCAGTGCCGTGGCCGGGATGGTGAAGATGTGGATAGCGTTGGCAATGGTGAGCATGAGGAGCGCATCTGAGCGCGTGTGACCGGAGGCAACTGCCAGGCTCAGTGCGAAGGTTGCCAAGAGTGACTGCATGAACAAGGGCGCGAGCCCACCAACCACGGACAGTCCCACTTCCTTCGGGTAGCGCCGAAGAACCTGAAGCAGTGGAGCTGCAGTTCGCCCCTCGTTTTTGTTAGCCGCTGCCGCTGCCTGGGCCTTCTCAAAGTCCGGTGATTCCGTTACCTTGGCGCGTAGGAACAGCCCCACAACGAGCAAGACAATGGAGAGCAGGAAAGGCACCCGCCAGCCCCACGCCAGGAAGTCCTCTTCCGGCAGGGCTGCGAAGGCACCAAGCACCAAGGTTGCCAACACGGCTCCCGAGGGACCTCCGGAAACAGCAATTGATGCGCCGAATCCCTTCCGCTTGGGACTGGAGTGTTCCATGGACATGAGGGTCGCCCCTGCCCACTCCCCGCCCATGGCGATTCCCTGAATGACGCGCAGAGTTACCAACGCTATGGGCGCCCAGATACCAATCTGCGCCGCCGTTGGCAACAATCCAACGGCAATTGACACAAAACCCATGATGACCATCGTGATGATGAGCATCTTCTTGCGCCCCAAACGGTCGCCGAAATGACCGAAGATGACTCCACCAATCGGCCGTGCCACATAACCAGCGGCCAGAGTGACAAAGGACAGCGCAATGCCAACCCCATGATCCACGCCGCTGAAGAACAATTGCGGAAAGACGAGAGCTGCGGCCGTGCCATAAAGCAGGAAATCGTACATCTCTAGCGAAGATCCGATGTAGCTAGAGGCCATGGCCAGCTTTGCTCCGGGCCGCTTTGTTTGCTGTGTTGGCGGCTGTGGGACATCGATCTCGTCAATGGGGTAGGTCACTAGAACTCCAAAGTGTGTATTTATCGCACGTCAGCGTACGATATTAGTACAAGCGTGACGCACTTCACGAAGTCCTGTCAAGCGCGAACTGCCCAAGACTTCACTAGGATGGCAAAGTGACAATAGAATCAGCCTCACCCAGCTCCCGAACCGCCGGCTCCCAAACATTGGCCCGTGGCATCCTCGCGCTCAAGACCATAGCCTCGTCCAGAGAAGGGCTGGCCATTCAGGAGGTTGCCGACCAGCTTGGCGTGCACCGCACTATTGCCTACCGGATCTTGAACACGCTCAGCGATGCCGAGCTCATCAGGCGCGGCAGTGATAACAAGTACCGCGGCTCATCGGGATTGTTACTGCTGGCAAATTCGGCGCACTCCGCGTTGCGGGCAGCTGCCATGCCGATCCTGACGAAATTGGCCAGTGAACTTCAGCAAACGGTGTCCCTGATAGTCCAAGAAGGAACAGATGCCGTAGCCCTGGCCGTCGTTGAAGCGCAGAATCAGCATTACCGGATTTCTTTCACCGAAGGCAGTCGCCAGTCGCTCAACCTCGGTGCTGCGGGCCACGCCATCAGCTCCTGCCACCCTCCCCTGGCTAGCGATCCCGAACCGGTAAAAGCGGCTCGCGCCAAGGGATACTCCTCAACGTACGGCGAGGTGGAACCAAATATGTACGGACTCGCCGCACCGGTCATTGGCGACAGCTGGAACATGCCGGCCTGCATTAACGTCATTACAAATCGCCCGGAATTGATTGAATCAGCCATTCCCGCCGTCGTTGCCGCAGCCGCGCTTATCGCAGCTCAACTCGCCTAACCATTTGGCCCGGTTCGCTGCCCGGCAAAACCAACTTCTCCCTTGACATAGATCACACGGCCGTGGTGTGATGTCTGTCATGGGGTGCATTTATAGCATCTAATGGTGCGATATATGCACAATTCAAAGGAGAATCATGACAGAGAGTACATTCACCAGCGTTTGGTCCGATCTGGCGCCGCTTGAGTTCAGCCAGGGGTATATCCGGGCCGAGAAGTACACCACCCGCTACCTGCATACCGGGGACGTGTCCAAGCCGACCCTGATTGCCATGCATGGGATCACCGGCCATGCCGAAGCCTACGTGCGTAACTTTGAAGCCCTGTCGGAACACTTCTCTGTCTGGGCCATTGACTTCATCGGCCACGGCTACAGCTCCAAGCCGGATCAGCCTCTAGAGATCAAGGACTACATCGAACAGTTGCTGGAGTTCATGGCGGCCATCGGTGTTGACAAGGCCTACTTCACGGGAGAATCACTCGGCGGGTGGGTTGGTGCGCAATTCGCCATTGACTATCCCGAAAAGGTGGAGCGCATCCTGCTGAACACCATGGGCGGCACCATGGCGAACCCGGTTGTCATGGAGCGCCTGTACACCTTGTCGATGGAGGCGGCGAAGGACCCTTCATGGGACCGCGTCAAGGCACGCCTGGAGTGGCTCATGGCCGATCCGGCCATGGTCACCGACGACCTCATCAAAACCCGCCAGGCTATCTTTTCCCAGCCTGACTGGCTCAAGGCCTGCATCTCCAACATGGCTCTCCAGGACCCCACTATCCGCCGGCGTAATATGCTCACCGACGAGGCCTTGGGCCAAATCAAGGCTCCGGCATTGGTGTTGTGGACAACCAAGGACCCCTCCGGGCCAGTCGATGAAGGACGCAGGATCGCTTCCCTGATCCCCAATGGTGAGTTGGCCATCATGGAGAACTGCGGCCACTGGCCCCAGTACGAGGACCCGGCGACGTTCAACAAGATCATCCTTGATTTCTTGCTGGACCGCTAAGTAATCCCAGCAACCTTCAATCACTTCAAAGAAGAAGATTATGACGAAACCAGCAATTGATATCGACACCGAGGTTCTCGTTGTCGGGGCAGGGCCGGCCGGGTTGATGCTCGCTAACCTGCTGGGCCTCTATGGCCACGACGTGACTGTCCTGGAGCAGCTGCCCGAGCTCATTGACTACCCGCGCGGAGTGGGTATTGACGATGAGTCACTGCGCACCGTCCAGACTGCCGGACTTTCAGAGACCGTCTTGCCCCACACCACAGCCCAGCACATCATGCGTTTGGTCAATGGTCGCGGCAAGGTCATCATGACCAACGAGCCCAAGGCCGACGAGTTCGGCTGGCCGCGCAAGAGCGGCTTTGTGCAGCCTCTGGTCGATAAAGCCCTCCACGATGGTCTGGAGCGTTTCCACAACGTCTCCATCAAGTTCAACCATCGCGTCATCGACGTGGTGCAGACCCTCGACGACGTCGTCGCAACAGTTGAGTTCGACGACGGCACCGACACCCCCGTGACCAAGCGGGTGAGGGCTCAGTACATTGTGGGCTGTGAAGGTGGGAAGTCCGGAACCCGTAAGCGCATGGGAGTCAGTTTCGAGGGCAAGTCCCCCGCGACCCGCTGGCTTGTGGTCGATGCTGAGAATGATCCCTTGGGCACCCCCAATGTGTTCCTGGGCGCCGATCCTAAGCGCCCTTATGTTTCCATCGGGCTGGCGCACGCCATTCGCCGCTGGGAATTCATGATCTTTGACCACGAAACCGACGAGCAGGTCACGGATAAAGCGTTCATCCACAACCTCCTCAAGGATCACGTGCCGGATCCTTCCTCCCTCGAAATCATCCGCGAACGCGTCTTCACGCACCACGGGCGCATCGCAGGATCCTTCCGCCAGCGCCGCCAAATCATCGCCGGTGACGCTGCACACCTGATGCCCGTCTGGATGGGTCAGGGCTGGAACTCTGCTGTTCGCGATGCCACCAACCTGGCCTGGAAACTCGCCACTGTGCTCCGCGGACACGCCGACGAGACCCTGCTGGACACGTACGACGCCGAGCGCCGCGACCATGCGAAAGCCATGATCGACCTATCCCTGACCTTGGGCGCCGTCATCAAGCCGACCAACCCCTTCGTGGTGGGTGCCCGTGACGGACTGGCAGCTGCCTTGAACCTTGTCCCGTCGGTGAAGTCTTACTTCTCCGAGATGCGCTTTAAGCCCATGCCGCGCTACACCTCTGGTGTGGTGGTGGATCCGACGTCGTTCACGGCCGGGAAGGCGAAAGCGAAACTCTCCAGCAAAATGATTCCGACACTGACGGCCAACAACCGCACCTCCCCTGTCGGCGTGCAGTTTATCCAGCCGCTAGTCGCCACCAAGAATCACGCCAGCATCCGTTTGGATGAGGCCGTGGGCAACTGGTGGACCGTCCTGGCTTGGGGAAACAATCCCCAAGGCATGTTCGACGCCGCCGAGCTCGCCAGGCTCGAAACTCTCGGTGCCACCTTCGTCGCCGTCGTCCCCGAGTCCCAGCGCGCCTGGGCCGAAAAGGAATACCCGGCCAACGTCGTCGTGGTTGGCGATATCACCGGTGGGCTCAAGAAATGGTTCGATGACCGGCCCACTCCTGTCCTCTTCCTGCGCCCGGACCGCTTTGTGGCCGCCGCCGTTTTGGCCCAGGACGCACCCCGTGCCCTGAAGGCCCTGCTCAAAGCACTCTCATTCAACGAAGGAGCCAACGATGCCTCTCGCACTCATTTGCATGTCGCATAGTCCGTTACTGGAACACACCGATCCTCCGGCCGACGTCAAGGCCGCCGTGGAAGAAGCATTCGAGCAGGTTCGTGCGTTTGCCGCGGACTTCAAGCCGGACTTGATCGTGAACTTCGGCCCGGACCACTTCAACGGCTTCTTCTACGACCTCATGCCACCGTTTTGCATCGGCTATGAGGCGCACGGCACCGGCGACTATGATTCCTGGGGCGGCCCCCTGAACGTGCCAACCGA
The Arthrobacter alpinus genome window above contains:
- a CDS encoding alpha/beta fold hydrolase, coding for MTESTFTSVWSDLAPLEFSQGYIRAEKYTTRYLHTGDVSKPTLIAMHGITGHAEAYVRNFEALSEHFSVWAIDFIGHGYSSKPDQPLEIKDYIEQLLEFMAAIGVDKAYFTGESLGGWVGAQFAIDYPEKVERILLNTMGGTMANPVVMERLYTLSMEAAKDPSWDRVKARLEWLMADPAMVTDDLIKTRQAIFSQPDWLKACISNMALQDPTIRRRNMLTDEALGQIKAPALVLWTTKDPSGPVDEGRRIASLIPNGELAIMENCGHWPQYEDPATFNKIILDFLLDR
- a CDS encoding bifunctional 3-(3-hydroxy-phenyl)propionate/3-hydroxycinnamic acid hydroxylase — protein: MTKPAIDIDTEVLVVGAGPAGLMLANLLGLYGHDVTVLEQLPELIDYPRGVGIDDESLRTVQTAGLSETVLPHTTAQHIMRLVNGRGKVIMTNEPKADEFGWPRKSGFVQPLVDKALHDGLERFHNVSIKFNHRVIDVVQTLDDVVATVEFDDGTDTPVTKRVRAQYIVGCEGGKSGTRKRMGVSFEGKSPATRWLVVDAENDPLGTPNVFLGADPKRPYVSIGLAHAIRRWEFMIFDHETDEQVTDKAFIHNLLKDHVPDPSSLEIIRERVFTHHGRIAGSFRQRRQIIAGDAAHLMPVWMGQGWNSAVRDATNLAWKLATVLRGHADETLLDTYDAERRDHAKAMIDLSLTLGAVIKPTNPFVVGARDGLAAALNLVPSVKSYFSEMRFKPMPRYTSGVVVDPTSFTAGKAKAKLSSKMIPTLTANNRTSPVGVQFIQPLVATKNHASIRLDEAVGNWWTVLAWGNNPQGMFDAAELARLETLGATFVAVVPESQRAWAEKEYPANVVVVGDITGGLKKWFDDRPTPVLFLRPDRFVAAAVLAQDAPRALKALLKALSFNEGANDASRTHLHVA
- a CDS encoding Dps family protein, whose protein sequence is MVSKKTSTARFTVPGLTLKDGHRVATILQARLHALNDLQLTLKHAHWNVVGRDFIGVHEMLDPQIELVRAMIDETAERIATLGISPNGLPGALVEERSWNDYSIGRASTIEHLAALDIVYDGVVSSHREAITSTGELDPITEDMLIGQTAKLELFQWFMRAHLENSEGNLSHDSASSEKTSASTAKKKKKK
- a CDS encoding flavin reductase family protein, with amino-acid sequence MEIAVLTGETMAPDTDLDGFVEGLDYPMFIVTVGSETDSGPSSRSGCLVGFVTQCSIDPPRLLVLISKKNHTYLLASGAQTMGVHVVGSGQRGLAELFGGETGDDIDKFAACNWFAESGGVPVLADCRRRMLADVLDRVDLGDHVGFVLTPTEVHSDADEAPLYFSQIRGLQAGHHA
- a CDS encoding YtxH domain-containing protein encodes the protein MKGKLGFVAGVAVGYVLGTRAGRKSYESLKSRVSSLWHTDPVQEAVANVENELKDVAGGMVEKAKATVGSHLPASFSNRPEPVSGSEAGDVVTDPALNDNLGQDWTDEGGATPSGPATSSN
- a CDS encoding IclR family transcriptional regulator, which encodes MTIESASPSSRTAGSQTLARGILALKTIASSREGLAIQEVADQLGVHRTIAYRILNTLSDAELIRRGSDNKYRGSSGLLLLANSAHSALRAAAMPILTKLASELQQTVSLIVQEGTDAVALAVVEAQNQHYRISFTEGSRQSLNLGAAGHAISSCHPPLASDPEPVKAARAKGYSSTYGEVEPNMYGLAAPVIGDSWNMPACINVITNRPELIESAIPAVVAAAALIAAQLA
- a CDS encoding MFS transporter, with product MTYPIDEIDVPQPPTQQTKRPGAKLAMASSYIGSSLEMYDFLLYGTAAALVFPQLFFSGVDHGVGIALSFVTLAAGYVARPIGGVIFGHFGDRLGRKKMLIITMVIMGFVSIAVGLLPTAAQIGIWAPIALVTLRVIQGIAMGGEWAGATLMSMEHSSPKRKGFGASIAVSGGPSGAVLATLVLGAFAALPEEDFLAWGWRVPFLLSIVLLVVGLFLRAKVTESPDFEKAQAAAAANKNEGRTAAPLLQVLRRYPKEVGLSVVGGLAPLFMQSLLATFALSLAVASGHTRSDALLMLTIANAIHIFTIPATALLSDKIGRRPVMITGAILGVIGIWPMFALIQNGSTGLMLLGFIIGNPLIQALMYGPMGAWMGEMFSTKTRYTGLSLSYQMATTLGAGFAPLIATGLMAAGSGSTTLLAVFFCGLCVVSAIAFIIAKDRKAVES